tatttaattattttaggagtcattaaaaaataaaaaataagatcactttaaaatgtttttaattaattttctttaataatataatacttTAATTTCTATATGTTAAAGTACAcagaatatatattatattatattgaaaagtaaattattatGTTGTACTCATGATAGATTGGAATACCGACGAATCTTAGTAAACTAATCttgtacatataaaaaatattctgtgtgtgataaaaatatctaatctctaattttattcattaatAAATCTGTCAACATTCTAAGAAAtagtagtttatttttctttcgtATTAGAAAATTAGTTTTATACATAAGTAAACTTTTCATAATTCTAAATTTATGACTAAAAAATAGTTCACTCTACGTtgaataaataaacataaacagTGTATTGTCAACAGTGTAGCGTGTAACATTCTCTTGGTTTTGTCGATGACAACTTGCggctaaaatttttatatacggataattttaatgtgaaatataaaaatatttgattattttagtattttataaaattatggtGATACTAacgttttgtaataaaaaaattaattataaaaaaataaaatattattaatgttttataataaaaaatattattttaattattataatacaaAACATCACCGacgttttgttaaaaaaatattattttaattaaaaaatacaaaacgtTATTAATGTTTTGTAAATGGCCATATTTATGTTCAACATACAATTTGGTTCATGATAAAGGATTCCACTTCtaataatacaatattaaaaaaaaagttcgTCAAAATGAGTAGGAAACTAGGAATAAATTAaagcataatattttttattgttttcggCCTAACATCTTTCGCACCctcatattctttttttttttgggaagcTATGCATAAACCCGATGCATTTCCTATTTTTGAATTGTGATTTCAACTCTTTAGAATATTTCATTACATGAGAAATTATACTATGTTATAATAAATGCGTAACATTCcgaatttttgaataattaaatttattatatttgtttagaattttatttttaaaaaattatttatattaaaagtaattaaataataaaaaattgaaatatagataaatctaattaaactaattttgcaTAATAAATTTGTTGACAcactaaatttttataaatggaatggtaatttatttttctttcaagttTCAGTGTTACAGAATTAGTTTTATACCATCATAagtaaatttttcaaaatttcaacttTTGTGTTTGAAAAGTAAGTAGTTTATTCTGGAGTGAAAACTTAAGTGCAATCGACTTTATGTGAAGTTAATAGCGCGTCCATGCACGGCCCATCTAGGCACCACCTAGGGAGCATGGCGTGGTGGAGTTGTGCCTTGTGCACCTGCGGCGTGCTCGCCCTACGTCTAGGGTCGACGCAAGATGTCTAGGGTCGACGCAATCGACTTTATGTGAAATTAATAGCTGATACCTGTTACatgaaaatttaatcaaattagttaaACTATTTAACAATTCTCGTTTATCAACTTGAGTAAAACCAATTATACCTGAATTTTCACTAAATTCTGTCTtgaataaataaacataatgaGTGTATTTGTCAACAGTGTAGCGTGTGGCATTGTCTTTGTTTTCATCGAACACAACTTGCTCCTAACTCCAAAACAGACATTGACTTTATGGAACTAACCACCACCTCATATCACACCGCTATAAATCACAAACAAAATTCCCATTTCTCGTtcattacattcatcttctctaCTACTCTTTCCATCCACCTCATATATAGATTCTTCTTTTGTCTTACACACTTCTTAATTATTAGCGTTGAGTCCTAAGAAAGAGTTTCAATTTCAAACCAAACATCCTCAAATATGTCACAACaagaacataataataataatgatcacCAGTCTTCAACAATTCCAATCTCACTAGACCCTGAAGCAGGTCAAGTAGTAGCATCTGCAACCACTAGAACAGATTACTCAGCAAAAGGGGTGGTTGAGAAAGTGAAAACTAACTTGGTTTTCCGTTCAAAATGGGCTGAAATCAATGGCGCCATGGGTGATCTTGGAACATACATACCCATAGTTCTTGCCTTGACCCTTGCAAGGGACCTCAACCTTGGCACCACATTGATCTTCACTGGTGTCTATAACATCATCACTGGGGCCATCTATGGTGTTCCCATGCCAGTCCAGCCCATGAAGTCCATCGCCGCCGAAGCCTTGTCTGATACAGGCTTCGGCGTCCCGGAGATCATGGCCGCCGGGATACTTACCGGAGGCACAGTATTCGTCCTCGGCGTGACAGGACTTATGCAACTTGTGTACCGGTTGATTCCCCTCTGCGTGGTGAGGGGAATCCAACTGGCACAAGGATTATCTTTTGCATTGACAGCTGtcaaatatgttaaaaaaattcaagacTTGCCAAAATCAAAGTCTCTAGGCCAACGACATTGGGTTGGCCTAGATGGCTTGATTTTGGCAATTGTTTGTCTTGTATTCATTGTGATTGTTAACGGCGCCGGCGAAAAAAATCGTTGTTGTGGCGACCTAGGCCACGACGAAGATTTAGGCCGGGACAGAAACGGAGGATCAACTATAAAAAAGAACAAGACAGATAGAATAAGAAGGattgttttctctcttccttCAGCTTTCTTGGTGTTTATATTGGGTGTTGTTTTAGCATTCTTGAGAAGGCATCACGTGGTGCATGAGATAAAGTTTGGACCTTCTTCAATAGATGTGGTGAAATTCTCAAAGCATGCATGGAAAAAAGGTTTCATCAAAGGTACAATCCCTCAACTTCCTTTGACTCTTTTGAATTCTGTTGTGGCGGTTGTGAAGTTATCATCAGATCTTTTTCCTGGAAGAGAGTTCACTGCCACGTCACTTTCAGTAACGGTTGGATTGATGAACCTCATTGGTTGTTGGTTTGGTGCCATGCCAATGTGCCACGGGGCCGGCGGGCTAGCCGGGCAGTACAAATTTGGAGGGAGGAGTGGCGGGTGCGTGGCGCTTCTCGGCGCCGCGAAATTGGTGTTGGGTTTGGTGTTGGGGACTTCTTTGGCACATGTATTGAACCAGTTTCCGGTTGGAATCTTGGgagtgttgttgttgtttgctGGGATTGAATTGGCTATGTGTTCTAGAGACATGAACACAAAAGAAGATTCTTTTGTGATGCTTATGTGCACTGCAGTGTCTTTGGTTGGATCTAGTGCTGCACTTGGATTCTTGGTTGGGATGATTGTTTATGTTATTCTTAGGCTAAGGAATTGGACTAAGGATAAACCACTTTCTACCATTTGGATGCAAAAAC
This portion of the Arachis duranensis cultivar V14167 chromosome 6, aradu.V14167.gnm2.J7QH, whole genome shotgun sequence genome encodes:
- the LOC107495375 gene encoding molybdate transporter 1, whose translation is MSQQEHNNNNDHQSSTIPISLDPEAGQVVASATTRTDYSAKGVVEKVKTNLVFRSKWAEINGAMGDLGTYIPIVLALTLARDLNLGTTLIFTGVYNIITGAIYGVPMPVQPMKSIAAEALSDTGFGVPEIMAAGILTGGTVFVLGVTGLMQLVYRLIPLCVVRGIQLAQGLSFALTAVKYVKKIQDLPKSKSLGQRHWVGLDGLILAIVCLVFIVIVNGAGEKNRCCGDLGHDEDLGRDRNGGSTIKKNKTDRIRRIVFSLPSAFLVFILGVVLAFLRRHHVVHEIKFGPSSIDVVKFSKHAWKKGFIKGTIPQLPLTLLNSVVAVVKLSSDLFPGREFTATSLSVTVGLMNLIGCWFGAMPMCHGAGGLAGQYKFGGRSGGCVALLGAAKLVLGLVLGTSLAHVLNQFPVGILGVLLLFAGIELAMCSRDMNTKEDSFVMLMCTAVSLVGSSAALGFLVGMIVYVILRLRNWTKDKPLSTIWMQKHDDQL